A window of the Mucilaginibacter sp. cycad4 genome harbors these coding sequences:
- a CDS encoding RagB/SusD family nutrient uptake outer membrane protein, which translates to MKKIFFICAAIAVIMSTYSCTKLDVPVESQYVKSNFPVTDADYTALLGTIYSNLSSSYAVPYWRMQDMSTDEAILPARDGNFDDGGQYRQLHYHTWTFDHPNVISVWQWGFGGINTCNRIISVINASSSTAAKKASSVAEVKAMRALYLYFMMDLYGNVPIITDFPVTTQPANQPRAKVYEFIESELKSVLPLLPAKTSNAATNVSQYGRPTKGMVFALLAKMYLNSGVYINSNRYQETVAMCDSVQNNTNYFLDAKYRDIFLPTNGPGVNETIFAVPYDQQIPGNQFTRFGFFYYLVNAYGFNVGLSIAMSTTPEFYNRFNIPGDDRTKTWLAGPQYYPDGNGGFTNQPVYYPAPNATKQINIIPTLTLTGLKPMDLGNDVVTSQSEGVRSIKYYPDVNIIQATRLNSNDVPVFRLADVYLMKAEAILRGATPTTVNGDFQSPLTLVNKLRTRAHAEVATSIDLDGLLDERARELSWEAWRRNDLIRYGLFEKEYPLPVMGGKTDDLKMNTDPTRRLYPIPSTELKTNPNLKQNPGY; encoded by the coding sequence ATGAAAAAGATATTTTTTATATGTGCTGCTATTGCTGTGATCATGAGCACATATTCATGTACAAAATTAGATGTACCTGTTGAATCACAATACGTAAAGTCAAACTTCCCGGTTACCGATGCCGATTATACAGCATTATTGGGTACCATTTATTCAAACCTGTCGTCAAGCTACGCGGTGCCTTACTGGCGCATGCAGGACATGTCTACCGATGAGGCTATCCTTCCTGCCCGCGATGGTAACTTTGACGATGGTGGCCAGTACCGCCAGTTGCACTACCACACCTGGACATTTGACCATCCTAACGTTATCAGCGTATGGCAATGGGGTTTTGGCGGTATCAATACCTGTAACCGTATTATCAGCGTAATCAATGCCTCATCATCAACGGCGGCAAAAAAAGCATCGTCTGTTGCCGAGGTTAAAGCCATGCGCGCGTTATACCTTTATTTCATGATGGATCTGTATGGTAACGTACCTATCATTACTGATTTCCCGGTAACTACTCAACCGGCCAATCAGCCGCGTGCTAAAGTATATGAGTTTATTGAAAGCGAACTAAAAAGCGTTTTACCATTATTGCCGGCCAAAACCAGCAACGCAGCAACAAACGTATCGCAGTACGGCCGCCCGACAAAAGGAATGGTGTTTGCCCTGCTTGCAAAAATGTACCTGAACTCAGGTGTATATATTAACTCAAACCGCTACCAGGAAACAGTAGCGATGTGCGATAGCGTTCAGAACAATACCAACTACTTCCTGGATGCTAAATACAGGGATATATTTTTACCAACTAATGGGCCGGGGGTTAACGAAACCATATTTGCAGTTCCTTATGATCAGCAAATACCGGGCAACCAGTTTACCCGTTTCGGTTTCTTCTACTACCTGGTTAATGCATACGGCTTTAACGTGGGCTTAAGTATTGCTATGAGCACCACGCCCGAGTTTTATAACCGCTTTAACATCCCGGGCGATGACCGTACCAAAACATGGCTGGCCGGACCGCAATATTACCCTGATGGCAACGGCGGATTTACCAATCAACCGGTTTATTATCCAGCTCCGAATGCTACCAAGCAAATTAATATCATCCCAACCCTAACCCTTACCGGCTTAAAGCCTATGGACCTGGGTAACGATGTAGTTACCTCGCAATCGGAAGGTGTACGCTCTATCAAATACTACCCGGATGTTAATATTATCCAGGCTACCCGTTTAAACAGCAATGACGTACCGGTATTTCGTTTGGCGGATGTTTACCTGATGAAAGCTGAAGCTATTTTACGCGGCGCTACTCCAACAACAGTAAACGGCGACTTCCAATCGCCACTTACATTGGTAAACAAACTGCGCACCCGTGCCCATGCGGAGGTTGCCACATCAATTGATTTGGACGGCCTGCTGGACGAACGTGCACGTGAGCTTTCATGGGAAGCATGGCGCCGTAATGACCTGATCCGTTATGGTTTGTTTGAGAAAGAATATCCACTACCGGTTATGGGCGGCAAAACAGACGACCTGAAAATGAACACCGATCCAACCCGCAGGTTATATCCGATTCCATCAACCGAATTAAAAACCAACCCTAACCTGAAACAAAACCCGGGTTATTAA
- a CDS encoding TonB-dependent receptor: MKKNYRFILRLFFEQSKTICLFLLMFIASSAVFAQDGTIKGTVTDESNLPLPGVVVTVKSSGRSTSTNANGAYTVKTSGAGDVLKFTFLGSVPKEVTVGEKNTVNVTMVTDTKQLKDVVVIGYGTASRKDVTGAITSVKAEDFNAGVLTTPAELLQGKVAGLNITKSGDPNKQPATILRGPSTLREGAAQQPFYVIDGVPGASIDLLAPADIESIDVLKDASSTAIYGSRAANGVIIVTTRRAKAGQTRLTYSAYGAVENVSKNIDVLTGDELRKYLTDNGVPKLSTADDDGSNTNWQKLAERTGYSQNHNLSYGGAGTNSEYGASVNYMKNNGILKNTSLERTIYKGYINQRFFNDRLKLGITLTNSVTKNNDIFQSQVLSGILFYLPTVSPFNPDGTYKENYTRTGSGPLNPLSLINNNFTKTENNKTLINGFASVDILKGLKFTVSGSTQKEQNNVNTYSTSQSGIYVNAGGVAVRSAYTNTSNVVEAYFNYDRVFGKHSLKLLGGYSYQQDRNNDGFGVQTQGFSNDALTYNYLALSNPIQLSQIVFNPAYISTLRFVSFYARAQYEFSDKYLLQASLREDGSSAFGINQRHGYFPAVSAGWKIINEEFMKSVPVISDLKLRAGYGVSGNSLGFDAFTARLIYGVPPGGGKFLSNGNIVNPIGPVRNDNPDLKWESTATTNIGLDFGFFNNRLTGSVDYYIKKTSDLIYTYPVSTTLYFYPFYTANVGKIKNSGIEVVINAVPVKSQAFTWRTSFNVSHNKNVVQSLSNSQFGLNFIQTAQLGGKGQSGNYSQIIQPGYAIGTFDLWHYLGKNANGVSTYQKADGSTTATQPLTTDQFIKYDAQPKLVYGWSNSFFYKGFDLNFLVRGVYGNKILNATLASLNNPADSKLQNIPRFTLGESFKDINAYLISDRFLESGSYLRLDNATLGYTIKPHIQAIKSLRFYASGNNIFIITKYRGVDPEVNIGGLTPGIDNRDFYPKTRTFSLGITASF; the protein is encoded by the coding sequence ATGAAAAAAAACTACAGATTTATTTTAAGGCTCTTTTTTGAACAAAGTAAAACGATTTGTCTTTTCCTGCTGATGTTTATAGCCTCGTCAGCGGTTTTTGCACAGGACGGCACCATAAAGGGTACCGTTACCGACGAAAGTAATCTTCCTTTACCCGGTGTAGTGGTAACCGTAAAAAGTTCGGGAAGATCAACCTCAACCAACGCTAACGGTGCCTATACCGTAAAAACAAGCGGTGCCGGCGATGTACTTAAATTTACCTTTTTAGGTTCGGTACCCAAAGAAGTTACTGTTGGCGAAAAGAACACAGTAAACGTTACCATGGTAACTGATACCAAACAGCTTAAAGATGTTGTGGTTATCGGTTACGGTACCGCCAGCCGCAAAGATGTAACAGGAGCAATCACTTCGGTAAAAGCCGAGGATTTTAACGCCGGTGTATTAACCACCCCTGCCGAACTATTACAGGGTAAGGTAGCCGGTTTGAACATCACCAAAAGCGGCGACCCTAACAAACAACCTGCAACCATTTTAAGGGGCCCATCAACTTTGCGTGAAGGTGCTGCTCAGCAACCTTTTTACGTAATTGACGGTGTACCGGGCGCCTCTATCGATCTTTTGGCCCCTGCCGATATCGAAAGTATTGATGTGTTAAAAGATGCATCTTCAACTGCAATTTACGGTTCACGTGCTGCTAACGGTGTAATCATTGTTACTACCCGCAGGGCCAAGGCCGGTCAAACCCGCTTAACTTATAGCGCTTATGGTGCTGTTGAGAACGTATCAAAAAACATTGATGTACTTACCGGCGACGAGCTGCGTAAATATTTAACCGACAATGGCGTGCCTAAATTAAGCACTGCTGATGACGATGGTTCAAATACCAACTGGCAAAAACTGGCCGAAAGAACGGGCTATTCACAAAATCATAATCTTTCATATGGCGGTGCAGGTACTAATTCGGAGTATGGCGCAAGCGTAAACTATATGAAAAACAATGGTATCCTGAAAAATACCAGCCTGGAGCGTACCATTTACAAAGGTTACATCAACCAGCGGTTTTTTAATGATCGTTTAAAACTGGGTATTACACTTACCAACAGTGTTACTAAAAACAATGATATCTTCCAAAGCCAGGTGTTATCAGGTATTTTATTCTACCTGCCAACGGTTAGCCCTTTTAACCCCGATGGTACTTATAAAGAAAACTATACCCGTACAGGTAGCGGCCCTCTAAACCCGCTGAGCTTAATTAATAACAACTTTACCAAAACAGAGAACAACAAAACATTAATTAATGGTTTTGCCTCTGTGGACATTTTGAAAGGGTTGAAGTTTACCGTGTCAGGATCAACCCAAAAAGAACAAAATAACGTTAACACTTATTCTACCAGCCAGTCGGGCATATATGTTAACGCCGGTGGTGTAGCTGTGCGCAGCGCTTACACTAATACAAGCAACGTTGTTGAAGCTTATTTTAACTACGATCGCGTTTTTGGTAAGCACTCACTGAAATTATTGGGTGGTTACTCTTATCAGCAAGATCGTAACAACGATGGCTTTGGTGTGCAAACTCAAGGTTTCTCAAATGATGCTTTAACTTACAATTACCTGGCGCTTTCAAACCCAATCCAGCTTTCGCAAATAGTATTTAACCCTGCCTATATCTCTACACTGAGGTTTGTATCTTTCTACGCCCGTGCCCAGTACGAGTTTTCGGATAAATACCTGTTACAGGCTTCATTAAGGGAAGACGGTTCATCGGCATTTGGTATTAACCAGCGCCATGGTTACTTCCCGGCTGTTTCTGCAGGATGGAAGATCATCAACGAAGAGTTCATGAAATCAGTTCCGGTTATCAGCGACCTGAAGTTAAGAGCTGGTTATGGTGTATCTGGTAACAGCTTAGGTTTCGATGCCTTTACTGCAAGATTGATTTACGGTGTGCCTCCCGGCGGCGGTAAATTTTTAAGCAATGGTAACATCGTTAACCCTATTGGCCCGGTACGTAATGATAACCCGGACCTGAAATGGGAAAGTACTGCTACCACCAACATCGGTTTGGATTTTGGCTTTTTCAACAATCGTTTAACCGGTTCGGTAGATTATTATATCAAAAAAACATCCGACCTGATTTACACTTATCCGGTATCAACCACGCTGTATTTTTATCCGTTTTACACTGCTAACGTAGGTAAAATTAAAAACAGCGGTATCGAGGTTGTTATAAACGCTGTGCCGGTGAAATCACAAGCCTTTACCTGGCGCACTTCATTCAACGTTTCGCATAACAAAAACGTTGTTCAAAGCTTATCAAACAGCCAGTTCGGTCTTAACTTTATTCAAACTGCCCAGTTAGGCGGTAAAGGCCAGTCGGGCAATTACAGCCAGATCATACAGCCTGGTTATGCTATCGGTACTTTTGACCTGTGGCACTATCTCGGTAAAAACGCTAACGGCGTAAGTACCTATCAAAAAGCCGATGGATCAACCACTGCTACGCAGCCGCTTACTACCGATCAGTTTATTAAATATGATGCGCAGCCTAAATTGGTTTATGGCTGGAGCAACAGCTTCTTCTATAAAGGCTTCGACTTAAACTTCCTGGTACGTGGTGTTTATGGCAACAAAATCCTGAATGCAACATTGGCATCGTTGAACAACCCTGCCGATTCAAAATTGCAGAACATCCCAAGGTTTACCTTAGGCGAATCATTTAAGGATATCAATGCTTACCTGATTTCTGATCGTTTCCTGGAGAGTGGTTCATACCTGCGTTTGGATAACGCTACTTTGGGTTATACCATTAAGCCACATATCCAGGCCATTAAAAGCCTGCGTTTTTATGCATCGGGCAACAACATTTTTATCATCACCAAATACCGGGGTGTTGATCCCGAAGTTAATATCGGCGGCTTAACCCCGGGGATCGATAACCGCGATTTCTATCCTAAAACACGCACGTTCAGCTTAGGTATAACTGCATCATTCTAA
- a CDS encoding MFS transporter, whose translation MKRILPVIVLSQFFCTSLWFAGNAVMGDIAKQLQLEPSYLAYLTSAVQLGFITGTLVFAILGIADRFSPVRVFFTCALTAAAVNALACLPGTDAAMILVLRYTTGFFLAGIYPVGMKIASDHYPQGLGKALGFLVGALVLGTALPHLLKSLMATLPWRYVILSTSILAALGGCAMILLVPDGPERKPGVALNPAAFLQSFGNRQFRAAAFGYFGHMWELYAFWAFIPMILNAYNARFTTADLNVPLLSFLIIGVGALACAGSGIISKHMGVKNVATVALTISCACCLVSPLFLFAGPTWILISFLLIWSIAVIADSPLFSTLVAQNADQQSKGTALTIVNCIGFAITIVSIQLITAFRTAENARYIYMILAIGPVLGLVALTGKKKV comes from the coding sequence ATGAAACGCATTCTTCCGGTAATTGTACTCTCGCAGTTTTTTTGTACTTCGTTGTGGTTTGCGGGTAACGCCGTTATGGGCGATATTGCTAAACAGCTGCAACTTGAACCATCGTACCTGGCATACTTAACAAGCGCTGTTCAGCTTGGGTTTATCACAGGCACCCTTGTTTTTGCCATCCTTGGTATTGCCGACAGGTTTTCACCTGTGCGGGTATTTTTTACCTGTGCGCTTACCGCCGCAGCTGTTAACGCGTTGGCATGTTTACCGGGAACGGATGCCGCCATGATATTAGTGCTAAGGTATACTACAGGTTTTTTCCTGGCCGGGATTTACCCGGTGGGCATGAAGATAGCCTCAGACCATTATCCGCAGGGATTGGGAAAAGCCCTCGGTTTTTTGGTTGGGGCATTGGTTTTAGGCACAGCGTTGCCGCACCTGCTTAAAAGCCTGATGGCAACGTTGCCATGGCGCTACGTTATCTTGTCGACCTCGATATTAGCCGCTTTGGGTGGATGTGCTATGATATTGCTGGTACCCGACGGCCCGGAAAGAAAGCCGGGAGTGGCGCTTAATCCGGCCGCATTTTTACAAAGTTTTGGCAACAGGCAATTCAGGGCGGCGGCCTTTGGTTATTTTGGCCACATGTGGGAACTGTATGCTTTTTGGGCCTTTATCCCCATGATACTAAATGCTTATAACGCCCGGTTTACAACTGCAGATCTGAATGTTCCCCTGTTATCCTTTCTCATTATTGGGGTGGGCGCACTGGCCTGTGCAGGAAGCGGTATTATATCGAAACATATGGGGGTAAAAAATGTAGCCACTGTTGCGTTGACAATTTCCTGCGCTTGTTGCCTGGTATCGCCGCTATTTTTATTTGCCGGCCCGACATGGATATTGATTTCATTTTTATTGATATGGAGTATTGCAGTCATTGCCGATTCGCCACTATTTTCAACATTGGTTGCGCAAAATGCCGATCAGCAATCAAAAGGTACCGCGCTAACTATTGTCAATTGCATCGGTTTTGCTATCACTATTGTAAGTATCCAACTGATCACCGCCTTTCGAACAGCCGAAAACGCGCGATATATTTATATGATACTGGCCATAGGGCCGGTTTTAGGGCTGGTTGCTTTAACCGGAAAGAAGAAGGTTTAA
- a CDS encoding DUF4097 family beta strand repeat-containing protein — translation MKNYILLLLLAGQTAVAVAQSGDSRSLYLTKSLANDAINSVIVNTSAGGIVVSGQAGQAPRVEVYIKGNNGSELSKEEIKKRLDKDYTLDISVSGHEVKAVAKSKRQSFFNWRSTLSISFRIYVPQQCSTNLETSGGGIGLDNLKGNEKFSTSGGGLTIDRLYGTIRGNTSGGGIHVSNSGDDISLETSGGGIEAKNCNGQIRLETSGGGITLENLKGNINAETSGGGVDGNNISGELITSTSGGSISLKRMAGSVSAQTSGGGLYAQMLKVGKYLKLESSAGNVDIELPQNQGYDLDLRGEGVSPSSVAKFNGQWEKERVNGKYNGGGIPVKAEASGGSVNLKFR, via the coding sequence ATGAAAAATTATATTTTACTCCTTTTGCTTGCCGGGCAAACCGCTGTGGCCGTAGCCCAGAGCGGCGATAGCCGTTCATTATACCTCACCAAATCATTAGCTAATGATGCTATTAACAGTGTAATTGTAAACACATCGGCCGGTGGTATTGTGGTTAGCGGGCAGGCCGGGCAGGCGCCGCGCGTTGAAGTTTACATTAAAGGCAATAACGGCAGCGAACTTTCAAAAGAAGAGATCAAAAAACGCCTTGATAAAGATTATACCCTCGATATTTCTGTTAGCGGGCATGAAGTTAAAGCAGTTGCCAAAAGCAAACGCCAAAGTTTTTTTAACTGGAGAAGCACGCTCAGCATCTCATTCCGCATTTATGTACCTCAGCAATGCTCAACCAACCTGGAAACCAGCGGCGGCGGTATTGGTCTTGATAATTTAAAAGGTAACGAAAAATTCAGCACCAGCGGTGGTGGTTTAACTATCGACAGGCTTTACGGTACCATCCGCGGTAATACTTCGGGTGGTGGCATTCATGTTTCCAATTCAGGCGATGATATCTCGCTCGAAACCAGCGGCGGCGGTATCGAAGCCAAAAACTGTAACGGCCAAATCAGGCTTGAAACCAGTGGTGGCGGCATCACTTTAGAAAATCTTAAAGGCAATATCAACGCCGAAACCAGCGGCGGCGGCGTTGACGGCAATAACATCAGCGGCGAACTGATCACCAGTACTTCTGGCGGAAGCATCAGCCTTAAACGTATGGCTGGCAGTGTTAGTGCACAAACCAGCGGTGGCGGCCTGTACGCCCAAATGCTGAAGGTTGGCAAGTACCTTAAACTGGAATCAAGCGCCGGCAATGTTGATATCGAACTTCCGCAAAACCAGGGCTACGACCTCGACCTGAGGGGCGAAGGTGTATCGCCATCATCTGTTGCTAAATTTAACGGGCAATGGGAAAAAGAACGGGTTAACGGCAAATACAATGGTGGCGGCATCCCGGTTAAAGCAGAGGCATCAGGCGGCAGCGTTAATTTAAAATTCAGGTAA
- a CDS encoding VOC family protein produces MVRPKGSAECSLLLAKAVGEEQQRSIGWQTGGRVFLFLKTDDFWRDYRAMQNKSIIFVREPRAEPYGTVAVFKDPFGNLWDLLG; encoded by the coding sequence TTGGTAAGGCCAAAGGGTTCAGCAGAATGCAGTTTATTGTTGGCAAAGGCTGTAGGTGAAGAGCAGCAACGCAGCATAGGGTGGCAAACAGGTGGCCGTGTATTCCTTTTTTTGAAAACCGATGATTTTTGGCGCGATTACCGTGCAATGCAGAACAAAAGTATCATCTTCGTACGTGAACCCCGGGCAGAACCATATGGCACAGTTGCAGTTTTTAAAGATCCCTTTGGTAATTTATGGGATTTGCTTGGTTGA
- a CDS encoding VOC family protein: MKQFITHITVVVTNYDEAIQFYTEKLNFDLVEDTLINEIKGGFW, from the coding sequence ATGAAACAATTTATAACACACATTACAGTGGTTGTTACCAATTATGACGAAGCAATTCAATTCTATACAGAAAAATTGAATTTCGACCTGGTCGAAGACACGCTGATCAATGAAATAAAAGGTGGGTTTTGGTAA
- a CDS encoding peptide deformylase: protein MKKLNDILLLGDERLYQVCPPVLQNELPLVSGWVEDLHNVMQEIRQKYHFGRAIAAPQLGIMKRLVYMNIDRPVVFINPEIQDASDELFELWDDCMSFPNLLVKVKRHKTITVNYLDENWQQQQWIMRDSLSELMQHEHDHLNGILCTMRAIDSMAFKWRP from the coding sequence ATGAAAAAACTGAACGATATTTTGCTGCTTGGCGATGAGCGCCTTTACCAGGTTTGCCCGCCGGTATTACAAAACGAATTGCCGCTGGTAAGCGGCTGGGTTGAGGACTTGCACAATGTAATGCAGGAGATCAGGCAGAAGTACCATTTCGGCCGGGCTATCGCGGCTCCCCAACTGGGCATTATGAAACGCCTCGTTTACATGAATATTGACAGGCCTGTAGTTTTCATTAACCCCGAAATACAGGATGCCAGCGATGAGCTTTTTGAACTTTGGGACGATTGCATGAGCTTTCCCAACCTGCTGGTAAAAGTTAAAAGGCATAAAACCATCACCGTAAATTATCTTGACGAAAACTGGCAGCAACAGCAGTGGATAATGAGGGATTCCTTGTCTGAACTGATGCAGCATGAGCACGATCATTTAAATGGTATTTTATGTACCATGCGGGCTATTGACAGCATGGCGTTTAAGTGGCGGCCGTAG
- a CDS encoding Crp/Fnr family transcriptional regulator, which yields MQPKEILREHVSKTVSLTDDQFDYFFSHFTYKTFKKGQTIIGEGDKVDCEYFVLSGYLKSFFINDDMKMFILQFAMPTWWASDYNALYSGERATVNLDCITDAEVLCLTGNDREKLCSEIHAGEHFFRWRTNKGYVATQKRLLSLMNNDAKHRYEELLAQYPALYNVVPKQLIASYLGVSRETLSRLYHS from the coding sequence ATGCAGCCAAAAGAAATTTTAAGAGAGCACGTAAGCAAAACAGTCTCGCTGACCGATGATCAGTTCGATTATTTCTTTTCGCATTTTACCTACAAAACATTCAAAAAAGGGCAAACCATCATAGGGGAAGGTGATAAAGTAGACTGTGAGTATTTTGTACTTTCGGGCTATCTGAAGTCGTTTTTTATTAACGACGACATGAAAATGTTCATCCTGCAGTTTGCCATGCCCACCTGGTGGGCTTCAGATTATAACGCGCTTTACAGCGGCGAACGCGCTACAGTTAACCTGGATTGTATTACGGATGCCGAAGTACTTTGCCTCACCGGCAATGACCGCGAAAAGCTTTGCAGTGAAATTCACGCAGGCGAACATTTCTTTCGCTGGCGTACCAATAAAGGCTATGTGGCCACCCAAAAAAGGCTGCTATCGTTAATGAATAACGACGCCAAACATCGTTATGAAGAACTGCTGGCGCAGTACCCTGCTTTGTATAATGTGGTTCCAAAACAACTAATAGCCTCGTATTTAGGCGTTTCAAGGGAAACATTGAGCCGTTTATACCATTCCTAA
- a CDS encoding YceI family protein: METQKFEIISAKSNIDWVGRKVTGAHNGTIAIKEGSLTFADGQLTGGKFDIDTTSIKILDITDPATNAQFAGHLASDDFFNSENYPEAQFVLTAINKGSNDTYRITGDLTIKGITHAVGFDAQVSRAADTVSATGKVVVDRTKYGMRFRSGNFFKDLGDTLIYNDFDLNVNITAKAV, encoded by the coding sequence ATGGAAACTCAAAAATTTGAAATCATCAGCGCAAAAAGTAACATCGACTGGGTTGGTCGTAAAGTTACAGGCGCACACAATGGTACCATCGCTATAAAAGAAGGCTCTTTAACTTTTGCAGACGGTCAATTAACAGGCGGCAAGTTCGATATCGACACCACCTCTATTAAAATTCTTGACATAACTGATCCGGCAACCAACGCCCAGTTTGCAGGCCACCTTGCTTCCGACGACTTCTTTAATTCAGAAAATTATCCTGAAGCCCAATTTGTGCTTACAGCTATCAACAAAGGCAGTAACGACACTTATCGCATTACCGGTGACCTGACCATAAAAGGCATTACCCATGCTGTAGGTTTTGACGCACAAGTTAGCCGCGCCGCCGATACCGTAAGCGCCACCGGTAAGGTTGTGGTTGACCGTACCAAATATGGTATGAGGTTTCGTTCCGGGAACTTTTTTAAAGACCTGGGCGATACGCTTATCTACAATGATTTTGACCTGAATGTAAACATAACCGCAAAAGCTGTTTAA
- a CDS encoding SDR family NAD(P)-dependent oxidoreductase: protein MPYVKIELTREGVTREQKQTLIKGVTDLITNTLNKDPHLTHVVISEVELDDWGYAGEQVSVLREKGITADKSKTMKKQTIIVTGASSGIGKEIARYFLEKGDNVVINSTTADKLEAVYQELGAGDNLAMVAGNVSDKATGEKLAQTAIDKFGSVDVLINNAGIFETRPFLEVDEAYLDRFLNTNLKGTYFTTQAAIPQMLKQHDGVVINIGTPLVNHALGGVPITAQMASKGAIHALTIQLAGEFGKDNIRINTIAPGTIRTPMHGDDADQSAGLHLLNRVGEVEDVAQMVYAVAKNNFISGAIINVDGGMAAGHNLN, encoded by the coding sequence ATGCCATACGTAAAAATTGAACTGACCCGCGAAGGTGTTACCCGCGAGCAGAAACAAACCCTGATAAAGGGTGTAACCGATTTGATTACCAATACCCTGAACAAAGACCCGCATTTAACCCATGTAGTAATCAGCGAAGTTGAGCTGGATGATTGGGGATATGCCGGCGAGCAGGTATCAGTACTAAGAGAAAAAGGCATCACTGCCGATAAAAGTAAAACAATGAAAAAGCAAACAATAATCGTTACCGGAGCATCATCTGGTATCGGTAAAGAAATAGCCCGTTATTTTTTAGAAAAGGGCGATAACGTAGTCATCAACTCAACAACTGCCGATAAGCTGGAAGCTGTTTACCAGGAGCTTGGCGCAGGCGATAACCTGGCTATGGTTGCCGGAAATGTAAGTGATAAAGCCACTGGCGAAAAGCTGGCCCAAACAGCAATTGATAAATTTGGAAGCGTGGATGTGCTGATCAACAACGCCGGTATTTTTGAAACCAGGCCGTTTCTTGAGGTTGATGAAGCATATCTCGACCGTTTTTTAAACACCAACCTTAAAGGTACTTACTTCACCACCCAGGCCGCTATTCCGCAAATGCTTAAACAGCATGATGGTGTGGTGATCAATATAGGCACCCCCTTGGTTAACCATGCCCTTGGAGGAGTGCCCATTACAGCACAAATGGCATCAAAAGGTGCAATACATGCGCTTACCATACAACTGGCCGGCGAGTTTGGTAAAGATAATATCCGGATAAACACCATTGCGCCCGGTACTATCCGTACCCCAATGCACGGCGATGATGCCGACCAAAGCGCTGGGTTACACCTGCTAAACCGGGTGGGCGAAGTGGAAGATGTAGCCCAAATGGTATACGCCGTTGCCAAAAACAATTTCATCAGCGGGGCCATTATCAATGTTGATGGAGGCATGGCAGCAGGCCATAATTTAAATTGA
- a CDS encoding nuclear transport factor 2 family protein, with the protein METNDQSKAAIEQALENYYFKGIYEGNLDLLNQVMNTGTLLFGDVKGQPYAKTLDVYLDGVKNRVSPKDSGKPFDGKIISVKAVNSIAVAEVQVKMYDFNYHEFLSFHKLDGKWLIVNKMISDTN; encoded by the coding sequence ATGGAAACTAACGATCAAAGCAAAGCTGCCATTGAACAGGCGCTTGAAAATTACTACTTCAAAGGGATTTATGAAGGTAATTTGGATTTGTTAAACCAGGTAATGAATACCGGTACCCTGCTTTTTGGCGATGTAAAAGGACAGCCTTATGCCAAAACATTGGATGTTTATCTGGACGGGGTAAAAAACAGGGTAAGTCCCAAAGATTCGGGCAAACCATTTGACGGGAAAATCATTTCTGTTAAAGCAGTAAATTCAATTGCTGTTGCCGAAGTACAGGTAAAAATGTACGATTTTAATTATCATGAGTTTTTATCGTTCCATAAACTCGACGGCAAGTGGCTCATTGTAAATAAAATGATCAGCGATACAAATTGA